A DNA window from Actinomadura coerulea contains the following coding sequences:
- a CDS encoding GntR family transcriptional regulator has product MSGLEFEPPKYARVVLELRRRIENGDYAPGAMLPSESQLVREFAVGRTTVVRALQMLQQDGWIIREHGRGSYVKGRPSSSARPARPGLAVLDQPETAAGVTLVDVGLQHAPTAVVGLLGGDSGRVVARRLVTVRDGIASEVVTCWFPQELVYGTDLDKDAALPVGLRAHLRTVKGLRIDHISERMTARLPAGDEPHLLQIKKSEPVLSVLAGLHDASDAVRFVAEVVMPGSLHELEDVYSVPE; this is encoded by the coding sequence ATGTCGGGTTTGGAGTTCGAGCCCCCCAAGTACGCGCGGGTGGTGCTGGAGTTGCGCCGCCGGATCGAGAACGGGGACTACGCCCCCGGCGCCATGCTGCCCTCGGAATCTCAACTCGTGCGGGAGTTCGCGGTGGGGCGTACCACGGTGGTGCGGGCGCTCCAGATGCTCCAGCAGGACGGATGGATCATCCGCGAGCACGGGCGCGGCTCGTACGTCAAAGGCCGGCCCTCGTCGTCGGCGCGGCCTGCTCGTCCGGGCCTGGCGGTGCTGGACCAACCCGAAACCGCGGCCGGGGTCACGCTGGTCGACGTCGGATTGCAGCATGCGCCTACTGCGGTCGTCGGCCTGCTAGGCGGGGACAGTGGGCGTGTGGTGGCGCGGCGGTTGGTGACGGTCCGGGACGGGATCGCCTCGGAGGTGGTGACGTGCTGGTTCCCTCAAGAGCTGGTGTACGGGACCGACCTGGACAAGGATGCGGCGCTTCCGGTGGGGCTGCGGGCGCACCTGCGCACGGTCAAGGGCCTGCGCATCGATCACATCTCCGAGCGCATGACCGCGCGCCTTCCCGCAGGGGACGAACCCCACCTCTTGCAGATCAAGAAGTCTGAGCCGGTGCTGTCGGTGCTGGCTGGGCTGCATGACGCCTCGGATGCGGTGCGGTTCGTCGCCGAGGTCGTGATGCCCGGATCGCTGCATGAGCTGGAAGACGTCTACAGCGTCCCCGAATGA
- a CDS encoding plasmid replication, integration and excision activator: protein MAVKGPFKVAFGDMFPLGAFVKGGVEAVRDFDASTKETFVQARDKDTGELVWAVEVVDGDPESKGTFKVKLTAPVQPIVPEAPAGFPFVPVEFEGLAVTPYVNSGTGRLAYSLKASAVLPANFKGGGRTTSKDNGAAAKDAA, encoded by the coding sequence ATGGCGGTAAAGGGTCCGTTCAAGGTCGCGTTCGGGGACATGTTCCCTCTCGGCGCGTTCGTCAAGGGCGGTGTGGAGGCGGTCCGCGACTTCGACGCCTCGACCAAGGAGACCTTCGTCCAGGCGCGAGACAAGGACACCGGCGAACTGGTGTGGGCCGTGGAAGTGGTCGACGGCGACCCCGAGTCCAAGGGGACGTTCAAGGTGAAGCTGACCGCGCCCGTTCAGCCGATCGTCCCGGAGGCTCCGGCGGGGTTCCCGTTCGTGCCGGTGGAGTTCGAGGGGCTGGCGGTCACGCCCTACGTCAACTCCGGTACCGGGCGGCTGGCCTACAGCCTCAAGGCGTCGGCGGTCCTCCCGGCCAACTTCAAGGGCGGCGGACGCACGACGAGCAAGGACAACGGCGCGGCCGCAAAGGATGCGGCCTGA